One Parcubacteria group bacterium genomic window, TTTTGGAGAAATCGAAAAGGACACTTTGGAAAATACAAATTTTCGCAAGGTGCTTTACACTGGCAAAAACAGCCAACTGGTTCTTATGAGCCTAAAACCAAAAGAGGAAATCGGAATGGAAGTTCACGAAGAAAATGACCAATTCTTCCGTTTTGAAAAGGGA contains:
- a CDS encoding cupin domain-containing protein, translated to MKGFFGEIEKDTLENTNFRKVLYTGKNSQLVLMSLKPKEEIGMEVHEENDQFFRFEKG